In one Prosthecochloris aestuarii DSM 271 genomic region, the following are encoded:
- the folE gene encoding GTP cyclohydrolase I FolE — translation MKHEKTLSDTLANNRRSSYSGVSMCEDDDCLDAMTDNEPQIIETLSSAVTTILGGLGENPEREGLLKTPERVAKSLRFLTKGYRENPEELLKKAVFKESYDEMVLVKDIELFSMCEHHMLPFFGKAHVAYIPDGKIVGLSKIARVVEVYARRLQVQERLTQQIRDAIQDVLNPKGVGVIIEAKHMCMVMRGVEKQNSVTTTSAMSGEFISSPSTRSEFLRLIHNRS, via the coding sequence ATGAAACACGAAAAAACTCTGTCAGATACCTTGGCGAATAATCGCCGGTCGTCCTATTCCGGCGTCAGCATGTGCGAAGATGATGACTGCCTCGATGCCATGACTGATAACGAACCTCAAATCATTGAAACACTGTCATCTGCGGTTACAACGATTCTTGGTGGTCTGGGGGAGAACCCTGAGCGCGAAGGACTGCTGAAAACACCGGAACGGGTCGCTAAATCACTGCGTTTTCTGACCAAAGGCTACCGCGAAAATCCGGAAGAACTGCTTAAAAAAGCAGTCTTTAAAGAATCTTACGACGAAATGGTGCTGGTTAAGGATATCGAACTCTTTTCGATGTGCGAACATCATATGCTTCCATTTTTCGGAAAAGCGCATGTTGCCTATATTCCTGATGGAAAGATTGTCGGTCTGTCGAAAATCGCACGTGTCGTGGAAGTCTATGCCCGCCGCCTGCAGGTTCAGGAACGGCTCACCCAGCAGATAAGGGATGCGATCCAGGACGTGCTTAACCCCAAAGGAGTCGGGGTGATTATCGAAGCCAAGCACATGTGTATGGTGATGCGGGGAGTAGAAAAACAAAATTCAGTAACAACAACATCGGCAATGTCCGGCGAATTCATCTCTTCGCCATCCACAAGAAGCGAATTCCTTCGCCTTATTCACAACAGATCATAA
- a CDS encoding 6-carboxytetrahydropterin synthase has protein sequence MNDVLEKPRKVYVTRTVEFNAAHRLFNPSISDEENLKTYGKCSNLYGHGHNYELEITVSGTVDRKTGFLLDMKELKIILENEIMSRFDHKHLNFDVEELKNTVPSTEILAVTVWDILHDALQSYSNKEITLHEVKIHETRKNSVRYLGE, from the coding sequence ATGAATGATGTTTTAGAGAAACCAAGAAAAGTCTATGTTACCCGCACCGTGGAGTTCAATGCCGCTCACCGTCTGTTCAACCCGTCGATCTCTGATGAAGAAAACCTGAAAACATACGGTAAATGCAGCAACCTCTACGGTCACGGCCACAATTACGAACTTGAAATCACGGTCAGCGGCACGGTAGACAGGAAGACAGGTTTTCTGCTTGATATGAAAGAGCTCAAGATTATTCTTGAAAACGAGATCATGAGCCGTTTCGATCATAAACACCTGAATTTCGATGTCGAAGAACTCAAAAACACCGTTCCCAGTACGGAAATACTGGCTGTAACTGTCTGGGACATTTTACACGATGCTCTCCAATCATACTCCAACAAGGAGATAACTCTTCATGAAGTCAAAATCCATGAAACACGAAAAAACTCTGTCAGATACCTTGGCGAATAA